The Ammospiza caudacuta isolate bAmmCau1 chromosome 18, bAmmCau1.pri, whole genome shotgun sequence region AAAAATGTTCTAGCCCCCAACTTGATGCACAAAAGGGATTATTGGCTAAGTTTGACTGCCAGCTCTGTAGGTTGAGCAGGGACTGAACATCCCTCGCTCTCTCATGTGAAATGTAGAGTTTGAAAGCCAACTGTACCTGCAGTCAGGTGAGCTGTGAGATTGCCATACCAGGTacatggagaaggaaaagagttGTCTTTTTTATCTACCATTAATTTCTGTCTGTTGATGAGCATTGTAGAGTGAAAGACATAGCTAAATCTAAGATCAAAAAAACTCTTCTCAAACAAGGAATAAAAACCTTGTTGTCTGGCAGTCTTCCAGTGTCCTGGCAGTCTAAAAATTTGATTTCAGAGTCTAGAAATGGTTGTGTTGGTCAGCAAGGCCTGCTGTAGCTTTCAGCACAGGTGAGGATCTTATGGCAGGAGGAACAGAACTGCTTTACAGATGGTAAGTAAATCTGAAAGAGGACTATTGGCAGCAATCACGTTTTTGATGTTCAAAGggtttaaaacaaaatacaagTCTCTGGGCATTTGCTGTAGTCAAATAATGTCTAGATGGCGGGGAggttcaaaataaaaataatgtgtttGAGAGCTGGGTATCTGGTTTAGTTTAATTCCAACTGACCCTTGCACATTGATGTGGAAACTGAAGTAAAGAAGAGGTGAGTTGTTCAAAAATACATACAAATGAATGGAGTGTTTTCCTATTAAATTTCCTATTATCAGTGGGTAGGAGTTTTTTTGGATCTAGTGAAGTGAGATAGCACCAGTGAAATAAGTGCTgataaaaattttgttttctgcattgCCAGAAAAATCGCGGCAATGCTATTTGGTGccaaacacagcacaaaaacACCCAATTGAGAGGTCCTTTTTATCACTAAAAAGAGCTGAATTTCTTCCAGCTTCTGCTGAAACTCTCCAAAATGGAATAAAGGCCACATGTGCACTTCTCTCCTGGCAGGTGGGGAACTACTTGCGCATGTTCCGGGGCTCCCTGTACAAGAGGTACCCCTCGCTCTGGAGGCGCCTGGCCACCgtggaggaaaggaagaaaattgtgGCCTCTTCACATGGTGAGAAGATGAGAAGACATTCCCAGTAATGTTTATTGACAATTTTTGCCTTGAAAAACTGTTCTGGTGATTCAGAGGCTTGTGCACCTTGAGGGCTCTGTGAATCACTTGAGATTGCCCCGGTGATGGAGCACCCTGTAATGGTGGCTCAGCCTGGCAATAAATAGCACCTGATCAAAAACGTTCTGAAATGGAAACATCCATCCTGGCTACATTCATCACAGAGCAAAAGCCATATCTCCAAATCACTACCATATTTTGGAAGAGATTTTTTGTAGACTAAGAGAGGTGTCTTTGTCTCTCTCATCAAATAGGCAGGAGTGTTGTAAGGATGCTCCATTGAAGATGTGCATCTTTGCTTAACTTTGCTTCTGGCAGGGACTGGATGTTTGTGCCTGCCTGAACTTGTGGTGTGGTGCTACTGATGTGACTGCTACGGGGAGAATATTGGCATTGTTTTTGTTGAGGGACTAATAGCAAGCAGTTAAATTTCTTAGCCATATGACTTCTTGTATGTTCTGTAGACTAaagcataataaaaataatggttTACTCTGGGCTTATGTCTCTTTCCTCCAAGTATCCTGCTGACctcttgctttcatttttcccccaacaGAAAACCAGCGGTCTCACAGTCCCCGAAGATGTAAGTCTCATCTGTGTGTTATTCTTAGCTGTGCTAGAGGGAGGATGTCCACTGTGACCTTTGGTGCTATTGCAGTAATATTAATGTCTAATCTTCTTCCTCTGATCTCTGTCTGTGGTCGCCCTAATTGTGCCTCCCAATCCCATGGCTAACTCTCTCAGAACATTAGCAGGACTCTCCAGTGCAGATGGTCTCTGTCATTCAGCAAGAGCTGTCCTGAGCTCTCTCCCCCTTCCCAAAATCTTTAACAGCTTTTCTATCAATCCTTGCATCACTATTTCTGACCTTTAAGTCAGAAATAGttgattgttttgatttttttctggaccTTGTAAATATCTACAGGAAGATGAAGCCCAAAGGACACTTGTATCTCTGTGCTAGtccctcctgcagtgacagggaggCTTTGTCACTATGTAGCCTTTCAGTACTACAGTGCTCTGTAGCCCTTTCCCTGTTAATTATTGCCATGTTTCCTGGTAATAGATCATGGCTACACAACATTAGCCACCAGCGTGACGCTGCTGAAGGCCTCTGAAGTGGAAGAGATCTTGGATGGGAATGATGAGAAGTACAAGGCAGTGTCTATCAGCACAGAACCTCCTACCTACCTCAGGTGAGCAGTGTTGGTGAGGCCAGGCTCAGAATGGAGCTGCCTGGAAGCTCTGGGGCAGGCAGCATGAGGAGTTCCATAAGCCCAGGCTGTTGTGCAGGGCTTGTTTGGCACTCTGCATTCAGTATTTGCAGTGCTGGGCAAATGGGGATCTCCAGAGTGTAAGGATTGGGTTACTGCCCACataaaacaggaagaaaaatctaaGTGTTTGTTGATACAACTTCTTTTGCAATTACTGCATTCCATCTGTAACAGATGTTTTACAGAATGCTCTCTGCACATACTGCCTTTTGGAGACCTTGCATTTCTCAGCAGTCCTTCTGTAAAGTATAGACAGAAAATCCAAATATGAATCTAGTATTTATAAAGGTGCACCTGGATTCATATCTGATGGATATTTGTGAGCTGGAGGATGGCCTTCCAAGAGGAACATTCCTGGTGGAACAGTAATGTTGATAGTcccagaataaaaaaaaatagcaggaaCTTGTAATAGCACTGAAAGTTTAAAATGACAGTGgtgctgaggggctgcaggttAACATCCAGTCTCCTTCAGAGAACAGAAGGCAAAGAGGAACAACCAGTGGGTACCAACCCTGCCCAACAGCTCTCATCACCTGGACGCCGTGCCGTGCTCCACAACCATCAACAGGAACCGCATGGGCAGGGATAAGAAGAGAACATTCCCTCTGTGGTAAGACAGCTCCCTGCTTCTGGAAAGTGGCAATAGCTACCGAAATGACATGCTGCCAGGGTAGTACTGATGAGTTCATGTAATGTTGTGATTCATCCCCAGCTGACAAAAGACCTACAGGTCATTAATCTTAGTTAAATTGTGTGTCCTGAGGCTCTGTGTTACAGTAGCCATGCATGGCTCAGAGTGGAGGCTTTCCTTTTGTCAGGAAAATGGTTCTTTTCCTGATGAGTTCCTGATGAGTTCTTTTCCTGATGAGTTCCTTCTACTTCCTGCTGATTTGCTGAGCAGTTGTCATTTGAGAAGCCTGCAGCCCCTCTTTGTGAAGGACAGGCTGCTTCTCACTGACATGTACCAGTAACTTTGATCTAGTTTGTTTAGtggaaaatgctgctgaagCTCATGACTAATGGTTTTTCCATTATAAAACTTAAGGCAACCAAGATGAATCTAATCCTAGAAAACTTGTTTTATTTGCAGGAGTGTGTTATGATAGATGTAATAAAAGGTGATAAACTAGTATTAGTTGCCACAGCCCTGTAAGCTTGCATTGAGGAGTACAGATCAGGGAGTTGGAGTGTGGGGATTGCTTCCAACAAATGTTGCCTTCCCTCTATGGATGCCAGATGTGTCATGTGCTCATTGCATATACTGTGTTGCTGCTCTCCACTTCAGCTTTGATGACCATGACCCAGCAGTGATCCATGAGAATGCATCCCAGCCAGAGGTTCTGGTTCCAATCAGGCTGGATATGGAAATTGATGGGCAGAAACTCCGAGATGCATTTACGTGGAACATGAATGGTACGTAGCAGGGAGAGCTTCCTGAGGCTGGACAGGTAAAGCTGTGTCCATCACCAAATGCCCTTGCCCCACACAGACAAAGCTTTAAAGCTCTCCCACTCTGGACTGTATTCAGTGCTTGCATCTCTTAGCAAATGCTTTGCCACTTCCATGGGTTGCAGCCATTCCTGGACACACGTAGAATTTAACTGGCAGATTCTCCTGAGCCAGTTCAGCAGCTCAGTGGTCTGAGAGTGCTCAGTTAGCTGAGGTTAATGGCTGTGGCTTCTTTGGCTCCACTACCATGGAGCAGGTAAAGAAGGCTGGAAGTCCCTGTATCAGTGTCTGCCCTTAAAGGCCTGGTACAAAACAcccttttaaaagcaaaaggtAATGCATTTGGGATTCCCTTTGTCACCTTGCCCTGTGGGATTTTGTGTGTTCTGTAAGTGGCAGACATTAATTTTTAAGGAACTTTACAGTGTTCATTCTTGTTCTGTAACAGAAAAGCTGATGACCCCAGAAATGTTCTCGGAGATTCTTTGTGATGACCTGGATTTGAATCCTCTGACCTTTGTCCCTGCTATTGCATCTGCCATCCGACAGCAGATCGAGTCCTACCCCACTGACAGCATCCTGGAGGACCAGTCAGACCAACGAGTCATTATTAAGGTAACACAGGAAGGCAGCAGAATGAGAGCTGAACCATTTGGGTTTCTCCAGTTATGTAACAGGGGACTAAGAGTACAAAAGAACAAAGGAGCTCTTAATTCCAGTCCTCCAACCAgattccccttttcctttgtATTGGGAACAGAACTAAAGGTGATAGATGATTAAACATCTGTGTGCCCAGCCTCTGAGGTGGTGAAATAGTTTAGTTAAAGCATTGCCATCTTCCTTTGGAAGAGCTGAACCTTGGTGAGCAATGCTGAGTTGTCTTCATGCTACTGAAATTAAGAATTCAGTTAAGGAACTCTGCAGATGAACTAGGAGTTACTGCTCTGTTCTCTCAGCCTCTGCCTCGTCAGTTCAATCACCTTGGACAAACCTTTGTGAAAGTGGAAACAAATAACCTGTGTCTTCCCTTCTCTCTAGCTGAACATCCATGTAGGAAACATCTCCCTCGTAGACCAGTTTGAGTGGGACATGTCAGAGAAGGAGAACTCACCAGAGAAGTTTGCCTTgaagctgtgctcagagctcGGCCTGGGCGGGGAGTTTGTCACAACCATTGCCTACAGCATCCGGGGACAGCTGAGCTGGCACCAGAAGACCTATGCCTTCAGGTACTGAGCTGCCACCTCCTTGTCTGGCTCTGGGGGTCTTTGTACTTCATGGGCATCTGCATCAATGCTGACCTGATTTGGAaggttttatttgaaattaGTCCTTGTGGCTTGCACCCATTCTGTCCGTCTTAACAATTTTTTGTGCTTGTGCCTAAGTATCTTTTCCTGATGGGTCTAATACATTTCAGGACCAAATACTGATGAAATGTCAGCTTCTGTTGACAGAATTAATTAACAGGGATGGTCCCTCTTCTAATGTAAGGTCATGATGAACCCCAgacacattttttgttttgttggcttTGCCTAACCTGGGCCATCCACTGTTTCAAGCTTTGGTTGTTTGAACTTGGGCTGATGAAAACTGTACCTCTCTCCCCAGACTGATGTCAGAGGTGGGTTGATCACAGGCCCTTCTCACAGCTGGAATGCAGCATTGTCAGGTTTCATTAGTCAGCCAttaatttttctcctaaatGGCTTCCAGTTGTGCTGTGCAGTGTTCTGTGAGTTCCTGCACTGATGTTATCCACAGCACAGTGCTGAGTCTGCAGCTCTAACAGTCCTTTAATGTACACTCTGAGGTCTGGTGACCTCGGGTCATGGTGACAGTCAGGGAAGTTTAAGAGTTCAGCAGATGCTGTGTTTGCAGAGGAGGGAATGGTGCTGTTGACACCAGTTTTGTAGGGGTCAATTCAAGGAAGAAGCAGCCCAGGGAAacgtgcccagccctgccctacCTCAGGCAGAGGACAGGGAGTAGCTGGAGTGGGAGTAAGCAAAGAGGAGCTGGAGACTGTGGGGAAGCTGGCTGCTGCCAtgagctctgctccttcctgctccatCCAAAGGGTTCCTGTCTGCTCAGCCTTCATTGACAAATAGACCCTGATCTGCTCTGGCCTAGTTGTTCTTGCACTGGTCTCTGGGTACAGTTTTTATCCCGCCAGTCTTTCACAGCAACTGCCTGGTTCTAAAGTGATCCCCAGAGTGATTCATATTAGAAAATAGAAAGGGACCCTTTAGCACATGTGAATTAAACTCTGAATTAAAGTTGTTACAATGTGTGTCCATCCTGCTGATGTCCCTTGGAAGGTGGGAGGTGCCTTCTACCTTTCCCTCCACAACCTTGGACTGGTTCTTGCAGTTTTGGCTTGGGACTACATCCAGCAACAGAGCAGTGGGGTGGGCAATGCTGAGAAGTGATGGGACCTTGCAGGGTGGTAGATGAGAACCTGACACATGTTGTGCTGCAGCACTGTCTGCATTGTGAAgtgtctgtccctcctgcctctgcttctcCATATACTGCAGATATCCAAGAAAGTCATCTGTGTATTGTTGGCTCTTGGGATTGGGGTTCATTTCTCCCTTTGCTTCTGCTCAGTCACTGGAAGTTGCAGCAAGGATGTTTTAGTGCTGCCCAGGCCCATGTTAATGCCAGCTTCACTATTGTCTCCAAAAACATATGTTGGGCCATGGTACCAAAGGGTGCTTCCTCAAACAGGCAGATTTCAGGCCTTTTTCACACTGTGGCAGTATTGCAAGAGGGAGAACAAAAAGCTAAAAAAGGAACCCCACCAGAACAAAGTACATAGACATGAGCTATTCAGAGAGCAAAAACCACCTAATTGAAACCTCGTTTATTTTTGTCATAGTACAAACATGtcctcctcttcccttttttcttctagCAAAGGAGTACTTTTGAAACCTTACAGTGATTAATAATATTTGGGTTCTGTGGTTGGTTAGTTCCTGAATTTCCAAACCACAGGAGTGGTGGTTGCTCCAAAATCATTCCATTGATGTAAGGAAAGGGTCTGCTTTAGATGTATCAAAAGAACTTTAATATCTCAAGGGATTGGGGATTTTGAGAAGTCATGTGTCTCTTAATCATCTGAGGGAGAGGTGAAACTGTCTTTTAGTTGATGAAAGCCAGGGCACTTTTTtcagctgggctgctctgtgcaaaACAAGGagagcctgcagagcagtggcagGGCAGGACTGGAGGCACacaggtggctgctgctgcctgtggggtTTTCAGGGCCAGTGTGGGCTGGGATGTTCCCTCCTGTGTGCTGAGTGTTTCTGGTGGCAGCACACAGCACCTCACAGCCAGGTTTGCCTTTGGGACCTGAGTGATGGCACAGGTTCTCCCACTCACCAACCCTTGTGCCTGAGGAGTCACCTTTCCAAAAGTGACATCTCCCTGCTTTGTTGGTGTGCCCCTGACACTGCCTGAGGCCAGGAGCCTGAGCAGAGGCAGTTCCCTGCTCTTTTGGGACCCCTGCAGCTGACAGTGCCTTTCAGCCATTCCTGGCAGCAGCATTTTCTTCCTCATCAGGGAAAACAATGGAGGAGGAGCTGTCTTAGTGTAGAGACTGGGAGATGAGGAAGGATTTTTCAGTTTCTCGCTGATTCTTTGCTAAAGAAATGTGGTATCTGAGTTGCCTTGCAGTTAGGTTATGCATGAGTCCAGCTTTCCATCCCCTGTTGAATTCAGTGAATGCTCAGTGTCAGGCAGAAATCATGCTATCACTAACAAACCCCTAGTTAATATCTAATTTTGCCTGGAATGTGTGGCAATCTAGGACTAAGATGAAATTCCTGGGTTTAAGTGTTGTTTAGTGGATGGCAGCAGTACTGGAAGTAGATTTGATTAAAGCTTCCTCCCTGGATCAGATAGCAAAAGGCCTGGATTATTTTTTCATGGTAGAATTACTTTGAAGACTTGTTATTTTAGATTATTAGCTTTGATGCAGATGTTGTGTGTTCCCATGATGATTAGCATTTGAGTTCTTTCCTGAGGGAGTGAGAGGGCTGAAATCCTGTGTAGGGGTGCACgtccctggggagggggcaggatgtgtgtgcacacctgtcccagggctcctctcacacacacacacacacttgtgCAGCTCAGGCTGAGGCACTTTGGAGAATTCAAAGCAAACATTTACATTCCAAGGCTCCTCTATATTTATGTTGGGCTTCCGGCTCCACTGTCAATATTTGGGAAGCTACTCTTGGTCAATTCCTGTTGACTTTTACTGAAAAGCAGCTAGTGAGGCAGTAAATATTTTGTGCATGTGATAATACAGCTGGTCAGGGCAGAGGAGTCTCTGAGGAACAGATCTTGTGATTTGGGGCACAGCCTGGTGTTTTGCTTGTTAGCTACAGCAGGTCCTAAAAGACTGCTCTTTCCAGAGTCAGGCTCCCAGGAAAGGCAGATTtttgccagggaacagctgtcAGGGGTGTGCTAGGCAAATTACAGCTAGGAAgtgagagctgcagcacagccaggctggacagggagccctgggaacagtcccagctcctgggctgtgctgggagaagcaCTCCCAGGACTGAGGgactgggaggagctgtgccTCTTGGGGTTGTCACATCCCTGCCAGCCAGTGTGGGAAAGAATTGCAGGTCCAGCACAAATCCCTCTGCAGTAGTGGCTGGAGATGGGTGTAGCTGCTTTCCCAGGAACTCCAGGCTCCACAAGGGTGGAACCAGGAGCCTGTGGTGAACTTCAGGGACCCAGACTGTACTAAGCAGAGCAAAGAAGGAATGCTGAATGATGCTGTGTTGTCCCTGTGCTtgtccctgggctctgtgcccactgATGGGTGTTGttttgctgccctgtgccctgcagtgaGAACCCTCTGCCCACCGTGGAGATCGCGATTCGCAACACGGGGGACGCTGACCAGTGGTGCCCTCTCCTGGAAACCCTCACAGACGCTGAGATGGAGAAGAAGATCAGAGACCAGGACAGGAACACAAGGTACTGCCACTGCTTTGGACACTTCTCTTGGCCTGTCCCTTGGACAGAAGCTCCAAGCTGGGATGTTTGTCTTTCCCTACTGAGAGCTAACTGGCAGGACGTCAGCCTTGCTCACAACAGAAGCTTTAGCTTCAGGGTATTCAGCCATCATCACCTTCCTCCACAAACACTGAAATGTCTGCTCTACCATCTCCTGCTTGCAGgaagtttccttttttttaacccattttttcttttccttgggcTCTTTGCTTGTCCAGGGAAGTTGTTTGTATAGGAAGGCATGAGTCAAACATACTTGGAATGTCATGCACTGTCATGCTCCTGAGAATCCTGCCACAAAGCTTCCTTTTATGTAGCGTAAAGTTCAATTTGATGTAGCAATGGGCAAGCTCCCAGCTCTAGCCTGAGTGATGCCAACCTGTttgccagcacagggagcaccgTGTGAATCCAGGAGAAGCTCTGCCCACCTGCAAAGTGATGTTTGACAAGCAGTTGACAGCTTGCACCTACTTGATGAAATTCTTCCTGGCAGATATGAAGGAATGGCTTGTATCTCTCCAAGAGATACATTGTGGAAACAGTAAATATACTGGCTCAGCTCTTTCCCAGGATGTTTTTTTAACTGCTGATTAACAGTAGCACAGTCATTTTGTGTATCAGCTGTGGCTGACTGAAGAGTTTACAGTAGCAGTCGGTTCAATCCAAGTTAATGAGAAAAGTGCCCTAGCAGCTGTTAGTGAAAATAGTGTCCTTGCCTTATCACTGGGGCACTCTCAGGTGACTGGGGAGTTCTGTCTGGGAATAAACCTGTCTACAAAGCTGTGCAGCCTCCCCAGAAGCACTGGTTTTGGTCAGACTGCCATGTCTGTAACATGCACTCACTGtacctctctctctccctcagGCGCATGAGACGTTTGGCCAATACTGCTCCAGCCTGGTAACCCTCCTGTTGTGACACTGGTGCTCTTCCTACAGACTTTAGCCCTATTCCTCTCCCCAGATGGATCTAGAATTGGCAGGggtctttctgtctctgaaggGGACACACATTCCACTTGCCACGAGTTCCCAGTACTGCTGACTTCTGCCCCCCTCCACCCCAGTGCCACGTCCCCAGAGCGCTGAGCGAGCAGCGCGACCCAGCTGGGACCTGTGGCTGGTGTTGGAGCCCTTCTATACCTGTGTGTGGACAGTGGAAAGATTCTTTTGTATAGGTGCAATGTGCACTCCTAGGAcaactttttaaataaaaggaatgCATACAATGTAGGCTGAGTTCAGTCAGTTTGCATGGACAGTGAATGTCACCATGTTTTGTGCTGTTCTGGTAACTGAGGGTGACAGGGCCTAGTGTTAATTCTGAACACTCACATGCATTCATTTTTCCTGGGTGCTTTACTTCAACAGGTACAACAGCCAAAACCTTTTGGTGCAGGGGAAAGTGAGGAGGAGATTTAGAAATAGCAGCAGCAAACAATTCTCTAAGGATTGGTCTGCTCCCAGACTTGGCACAGTCTGTAATGACCTCGGGGAGGTGTGCAGCTGGTTTACTCAACAAGGTAAAATAGTTTAACTGAAATCACAGACTTGAGAGTCATTTCTGTCAGATGTCAGCCTGGTGTGTGGTCAGCACTGTTTTTTGTGAAGGAAGACTGGAAacagcccaggctctgcacaggTACAGCAGGTAAAGCCTCCAGTcactgggactgaagctcctCTGCAGCACAAACATTGCCAGCTGCACTGCACAGAGCACTCAAAGCAAAGTGGGTGTCATGAATGCCCTTAGCACTGCAGTGTCAGGACTTTGCAACCCAAGAAACAAGCTGTCTTTCTCTAGGGAGTTTAAAACCAAAATCCATTGAAGtgagatttaaagaaaaatccaagCTTGCTTACAAACTAATTAGAATCTATCTTCTGTTGAGGTACCCCATCTCTTTGATAGAGTTCCTACCATTCACTGCCAGAACTGATGAGTCTTGCAAGCAGGGCAGATTTTGCTGGCAGCCTGACAGTCATGTTCAGGCCTTTATGATAAAGCCACAGGTTTTATGATCCTTGCTGATCCACCCACCCTGCTAGCACAGTCAAAAAACACTTTCTGGTCTTAATTTATCATGTTTAGACTTGAGTAATAGCAGAGACAGTTCTGATTCCTGGGTGGGAGGGAACTTTTTCCAGATGTTAGTCTGCAGAAACTGAAAACTTGCAATTTAGTAATCATATAATTCAGTCTTATCCTAGGCTCCTGTGCCAGAGTGGTACTCCATGCATGACTTGATATTAGAGAGGTTGAAAGGTTATTTGAGCAAGGAAGACAAACCCTGGCTGGGATTGCTGCTGCTCTTAGCCTCCCATGTAAAACATGTTTTGGTTCATGGACATAAAAACTCAGAGCCTTCTTGAGAACACTTGAGCCTTCCTTTTCTGCCAGCAGCCTCTTCAGGGAATTGGACTAAAATACGTGTGAAACTGCTGTAAATTAGCAGTTCAAATCTGTGCTGCAGTTTTTTAATTGCTGTGAAGTTTGTGATTACTAATCCCCAAGTTCACAATGAGGTGCAGGCACACAAGGACTGCAGCACCTCTCTGCTTCTCAAGGCCAGAGAGTTTGTACAGATTGTTCCTTgaagcagcagggacacagcaggacagTCAAGGGACCAAGGCCAGCAAGATGGGAACTTCAGCCAGCTTTCTTTGTGTAGCACTAGGACTACAGGGgaacagccaggagcagctttctTGCTCTGCAATCACAATTCCTTGGGTTAGTCTGGTACCCCACCTAAAGGAATAGCCCAACTGTTACATTTCAAAGCCCCATCTCAGGCAATTTAAACCAGAACCTCTGAAGACTTCAAAGACAAACTCCTCTAAGAACTGGAACCCCAGCTCTGTTATCATCACCCTTAATGCCCCTGTATCTTTAGAACAAATCACCACCTGTACAGGCCTCTCAGCCTCTTAGAGAGGGAAGGATAAGTGCAGCAAGAGCATGTTCAAATCAGGTCTGATTTTTGATAAAGTGTTTTACTGGAAGACTACAGGGCAGGGGGAGTTGGTGTGCATGGGGGTTTGTGAGTGTGCTCAATCAGATGCTGGTTACTCCCATTTCATGGTTTGGTGCTGGtttgcagctctgagcagcagcactgttaGGAGTGAGCTGCTGTGAGATACCATGTGTGCAGACTCCTTTGAGGTTGGGTACAAGCACAGTGGGTACTGTGCTAGCAAGAGTGATCAGATCCATTTCATACAGGTGTCAGGGTAGGGATGagcttttttcattttcccctgaAACTCAGATGTTTAAGTTTCAGAACTAAAAAATTCAACAACAGTGGAATTATACTGCAGGTGCAGAGAGTTTTTATTGCCAGTTCAAGTGCTGCTTCCAGCCACTGCCTGGATCAAGTGTCCAGCTCA contains the following coding sequences:
- the SMARCB1 gene encoding SWI/SNF-related matrix-associated actin-dependent regulator of chromatin subfamily B member 1, with amino-acid sequence MMMMALSKTFGQKPVKFQLEEDGEFYMIGSEVGNYLRMFRGSLYKRYPSLWRRLATVEERKKIVASSHENQRSHSPRRYHGYTTLATSVTLLKASEVEEILDGNDEKYKAVSISTEPPTYLREQKAKRNNQWVPTLPNSSHHLDAVPCSTTINRNRMGRDKKRTFPLCFDDHDPAVIHENASQPEVLVPIRLDMEIDGQKLRDAFTWNMNEKLMTPEMFSEILCDDLDLNPLTFVPAIASAIRQQIESYPTDSILEDQSDQRVIIKLNIHVGNISLVDQFEWDMSEKENSPEKFALKLCSELGLGGEFVTTIAYSIRGQLSWHQKTYAFSENPLPTVEIAIRNTGDADQWCPLLETLTDAEMEKKIRDQDRNTRRMRRLANTAPAW